In the Colius striatus isolate bColStr4 chromosome 3, bColStr4.1.hap1, whole genome shotgun sequence genome, TCATGGATGATTTACGAGGTGAAATAGCAGACAGAAACCTTAGCATCTTTAATTGATAATGGTTTAAGTATTTAGTCAGTAGTGTTTCTAAAATGTTAATTGGGTAACTGTGATGCATATGCAGCAACTATTTTACAATTTACCAGGATGCACTTATTCCTGAGCTAAGTGAATGTTCTGTGGTTAAATTAGTAATGCTTAATTGTTATTTAaatgcttggatttttttttttttgcacatgtACCTTAAATTTGTTTGTTGGATGGTAATCTTGAGTCACACTGTAGCATCTCTTACCCAGATACATACATTGTTTTTTACTTTCAGGGTCCTTGTCTGAGGTGTGTATGTAGTTGTGAAGGTCAGTCTGTGGCTGCAAATGTTTCCATTAGATTCCTCCTAGGCCTAGAAGTACTTGGGTCTTGCTTGGTTTTTGctagttgatttttttcttggggAAAAACTCAGTGTTCATAAAGCATAGCTAACTGCTTGTAAATTCATATCTTGTCTTTCAGTTCCGTCTCCCTTGGGATTTTATTatcaaatgtattttcttcttactgCCTCCAAAACTGAAAGAGCATAGTTCATCAAGTTCTGAATTTCACTTGGCCTTTGAGATGCAAACCCCCTAGACTGTTGATTTCTTGGGTAATGATTTCTTACTTTTTTGTCTTTAGCatcagaaagggaaacaaatccAGTTTAAACGTCTTGAGGCTTTTGTTCGAGATTCATGGCGCAGACACCGAGATGACGTCCGACTGAGGCGCATGGAGCAGAGACCTAAACAGACCCCTGGACAGACCCCTGGACAGACACCTAGACAGACACCTGGACAGACACCTGGACAGACGGCTGCACCTCAGGAGCACAAACTAGCTTTTGTGGTGCGAATTGTAGAGTAAGACTCCTTACCTATATTACTGCTACTATTTGTAGCTGTTGTATCATTTTTAAGCAAAGGATGTATCTCCTTGCAGGTAATCTGAGACCTTTTGCATTAGAAAAACTTGGTTactaatagtatttttttttttctgattcagtATTAAGGGAGTGAGTAGGAGGGTAAAAAAAGTGATAGAGTTGCTGCGGCTGAGAAAAAATTTCACTGGAATGTTTGTTAAACTGACTCCTTTATCGATGAAGATGCTGCGGATTGTGGAACCTTACGTGGCGTGGGGGTAAGTACCGGTCCCATGACTTGATAGCAGATTCTGTGTAACTCtcatagggtttttttgttctccaTCACAAATCCATAGCTGGCTTTTCCAATAAGGTTCAAAATGTTGTCAGCTTTATGTCCAAAACTTGTTGTTGTCTCATTTGTCGTTGTTCTAAACATAATTTGATTACTTTTTGACCTCTATACAAGGAAGTAGGATGGGGCTTCCTGCTACATTGTGTCACTCTGTTAACAGgatctgatttttgtttttacacaGATACCCTAACCTGAAATCTGTACGAGAGCTCATCCTGAAACGGGGCCAAGCCAAGATTAATAAAAAGAAGGTGCCTCTCACAGACAATATGCTGATAGAGGAACATTTAGGTgaggaagagaatgaaaaaatgaGTTGAGGCAGGTGTTGAGAGTTTGTAATCTCACTTAAAAGGGAGGACAATCTTGCAAGATTTCAGTATGGAGGGCTGGCAGTTCTGGAATAATGTGAGGAAAATATAATATAGTTGGACATCTCATGTATGTTGTTGGGAAGGAGGGctgctttttgttgtgttgcggatttttaatttttttttggtttttgtaaaTGCAGGGAAGTGTGGTATTATTTGCCTGGAAGACCTTATTCATGAAATCTACTCAGCtgggaaatatttcaaaaaagTCACAAACTTTCTATGGCCATTCCATTTGTCGGTTGCTCGCCATGCTTCAAGGAACAAAGTGGGTTTCCTCAAGGAAATGGGTAAGCCTGGCTGCAGAGGTGAAGCAATCAACCAGCTAATTCGTCAGCTGAACTAGTCAGGTGAGGCACGCCTCTGGAGTAACTCCTGCATCTTATCCTCTGCCCCATTTCCTGAGAATAACTGTACTGTCATCAGAAATGAGGGGGTTCATTTCTTTTTGATTCTTTACAGAATGAACCTTCAAGGTAGAAGAAACTAATGAAGAATGTGGGTCCCACAAGGTGTCAGCAGATCTATTGAATACATCCATAAAGGCAACTTGTGTGAGATTGAGTTAATGtagctgttgggtttttttctgtttttcctgtcgtGCAGGATATTTCTCAAAACTTCAGGGTATATAACCTATTCTCATGGACATGATGCAATGATAAATCTCTTTGCTGTTGGTGCCTCTAAAAACCCAAATTGTGATGGAGAGGGACTTGGGGCTGCTCCTTCTTTAAGACAAATGGTAtttgctacaagaaagaagTGACTTGAACTTCGCTGAGCAATCTGACTTCTGCCATCTCTTTAACACAAGTTTTATACTCATTACTGCTAGCATTGCACCAGTAACCTCCTGATCTCATCTTTGGTGTGAAGCAGTGGCTGTCAGTTTCTGATATAAATTTGTTACAGGTGACTTGCAGTCCCTGTTTTTATCCAGTCCTCCACAGGGAAAGTGTTTCAAGTTGTACTCCTTGAAGTGTATTTCCTTTCTGTACAGTCTGCTGTTATTGGAGTGTCAACTAATAATGTCTAATAATGAATAGTGTAACATTTCATTGAAGTACacagaatgtatttattttaaacagcaaTGATTTTGTGCTACTGCTTTACAAAAGGCCGCCTTTTCAATTCTGCTGGAAAGAACTATTTCCTAgtaggaaagcaaagaaactttGTAATACCAGCATGGAGTATATATATGtaacaaatgtttttaaaataaacttttgattttttcctgttacaaaGAGGAAGTGTCACATATAACTTTGGAGTGGGTGAGGGAAGTTAATTACACTGGCTGAATTCAGTGAAGGAAATGAACAAAACCATTTCTGTTAATGCTTAGAGTGTTACATTCCTAATTTAATGTGTGAAGAATGCAAAGTCCTATGCTATTTAACAAACCTGGGAAGCACAGGGCTTAATTCTGAGGTTGCTGTGACTATTTATGCTGTTAAGTAGGGGCAAACTTAAATCCATGAATGGATTCATCTTGTCTTCCAGAACACTTGTTTTGAGACTCAAACTATTACTTTGTTTCCTCTGAGGAGGGCCTTAGGTATTGTGACAGCTACAAACTTAATATGTAGTGTTCATAAAACCATCTAAAATATGAAGAACTAGAGACTCTGGATTGGAGAACACTATACAAGCTTTATTCTGTAAAACAAGATACAAACATAGAAAATGTTTGACAGACActagagacacacacagacttAACACTATTCCCAGAACTGGAGTCCAGCAGTCAATATACACAGCTTcatctatttaaaataatgcaaTGAAAGCAGATGCTTACCAGGAAGGAGGTACAATTAACTTCAGAATTGTTCTGTTCATTATAGGATTGTTTCTGGTAATAAAACAGCCTAGGCTAAATTTTAACATGAACTGGCATGGCAGaagtgacattttttttaagtgccaGAACAAACTTCAGCCTACTAACAGAAGGCAGTTTATAAGAATACTAAAATACTACATTACCAGATCTGAATAAAAATCTTAATTCTAGATTTAGGCAGTTTTTCTAGTGACTTTGGTAGTTGAACACCTTTAGTTTAGCTCATAGAAGAATTCAAGGAAGAACTGAACTATCATGAATATCTCTTGAACAATGCCAGCGTGGTATAGTGTTCCACCACATTGTCAGAGACAAActgtcccttttttctgtaacCTGCTTTAccaagagagagaaacataatGATGCCTTGATGACTTGGCTTTACTATAAACAGGAACTATACAAGGTTAACAGGATGTATACAAAGCCCCTGTCTTAGGGGAAGGAATCCTTCTTGTAAGATACCATGCTATTTACTTTATGGATTGTTGTAGTGAAGGAACGAAGACGAACCTCTTCTGAATTGGCTATGAACTGTGGTCCTGACTCTTCCCACTTTTCTGGTACTGCCAGATCTTTATCTGTGTATATCAGCAAGTCAAAGGCACCTGGAAGCAAGTGGGAACAaatttatgtatgtatataaGAACAAGACAtgtttcatggaatcatagagtggtagaggttggaagggacctttagagatcatctagtctaacccctctgccaaagcaggtccacctagatcaggtcatgcaggaatatgtccaggcaggtcttgaaaacctccaaggaaggagactccctgggcagcctgtgctccatcaccctcacagtaaaattggtttttattatgtttaaatagagctttttatgttccagcttcatcccattaccccttgtcctgttgctagatagcatagaaaaaagggatgcctcaacatcctaacatccactatttagatatttgtaaatattaatgagatccctcctcagtctcctctagactaaacagccccagttcccacagtctttcctcataaggaagatgttccagtcccctgatcatcttggtggccctgcactggactctctccagaggttctctgttcctcttgagctgtggagtccaaaactggacacagaactccagatgaggcctcaccagggcagagtagagggtggGGAGAACCTCCCTGGACTTGCTGGCCatacttttcttgatgcatcccaggatgccattggccttcttggccatgagggcacattgctggctcatggttagtttattatcaaccagctcTCCCAGGTCTTtatctgcagaactgctctccagtTTATATATTTGAAGTTCAAGTCCATCTTTTGGAACTTGAGACATACACTAAGGATCTCAGAAGTTAAACTGATATTAGTtatgtgaaaataaatagtAGTTACTAGTGGTTGTATTATGTGTATTCATTTTAGTTCTTGCAATGTGAATATTTTTGAAATAATGCTAAAATGCTATGTAGCTGAGCTCTAGGCAACACTTAGATTAATTCAGTGACTACTTATACAAGCCTGTCCACAGTAAAAGTAATATGATTTATGAAAACTTATATTTCTCAGCGTACACATTCATTCAGTTAGTTAAGCCAACCTGAGTTCTATTACAATCTCAGTAAAAAGCCTTTGAAAATTAGCAGAAAAAGTGAAGAATTTGTAGGGGTTTTCCAAAGCAAGTGTTGATTTCATTACTGAAGTTGAGAATACTCACAGGTAGTTTCCAACAGTGGCAGAAAAGTTACCGTTGCAGTTATTTGTCTGATAACAGATCGAATTTCATCCTGAATAgctttctgtgatttttctcgTGGTGCACTGGAAGAATAGGAAGACTCTGTTAAGAAAACAAGCTACTACTGTACTTACAGTTTTCTTTACATACAGTTCAATTAATTCCCCTTGTTCCATTTgctctagggttttttttagtaggAACATTCTCTTAAGCCCAAGGCAGATAAGCTTAGAAAAGTTAAATGATAGTGGGTTTCTCTTCACTGATGTTTGTGAACCTTCACAGTATTTGTAAGAAATGTTACAGTTATTCTCAGTCC is a window encoding:
- the RPL7L1 gene encoding ribosomal protein uL30-like; translated protein: MAEEEPKRRIPLVPENLLKKRKAYQAIKATEAKQALLNKRKHQKGKQIQFKRLEAFVRDSWRRHRDDVRLRRMEQRPKQTPGQTPGQTPRQTPGQTPGQTAAPQEHKLAFVVRIVDIKGVSRRVKKVIELLRLRKNFTGMFVKLTPLSMKMLRIVEPYVAWGYPNLKSVRELILKRGQAKINKKKVPLTDNMLIEEHLGKCGIICLEDLIHEIYSAGKYFKKVTNFLWPFHLSVARHASRNKVGFLKEMGKPGCRGEAINQLIRQLN